A stretch of the Paenibacillus dendritiformis genome encodes the following:
- a CDS encoding thioesterase II family protein: MEKYKLICIPYAGGSETCYAPLKKYMDQNMNMHTVELAGRGTRAKHPFYKDIPAAVEDILENIIPYIRNDKYVLFGHSMGSILACELVYRLMDLNYPLPVMTIVSGRNPLGSIDHSQKIHDAPINEFTEEILKIGGTNQDIFKIEELSSYFVPILRADYRIVENYNYTERGKKMPCRMTVFYGADDQNTDENELEQWAEYTEKSCTLRRFPGGHFFINESAEEVVKAIKEMLEE; this comes from the coding sequence ATGGAAAAGTACAAGTTGATTTGTATTCCTTATGCTGGTGGGTCGGAGACGTGTTATGCGCCTCTGAAGAAATACATGGATCAAAATATGAACATGCACACTGTGGAATTAGCGGGCAGGGGGACAAGAGCGAAACACCCGTTTTATAAGGATATTCCAGCAGCTGTGGAAGACATACTAGAAAATATAATCCCTTATATCAGAAATGATAAATATGTATTATTCGGACATAGCATGGGGAGCATACTTGCTTGCGAATTAGTATACAGGCTGATGGATTTAAACTATCCCTTGCCTGTCATGACGATTGTCTCAGGAAGAAATCCGCTCGGGAGTATTGATCATTCCCAAAAAATTCATGATGCACCTATCAATGAATTTACGGAGGAAATTTTGAAAATTGGCGGGACCAACCAAGATATTTTTAAGATTGAAGAACTTAGCTCCTATTTTGTACCTATTTTGCGTGCTGATTATCGGATTGTTGAAAACTATAACTATACGGAAAGAGGCAAAAAAATGCCGTGTAGAATGACCGTGTTTTATGGCGCGGATGATCAAAATACGGACGAAAATGAGCTGGAACAATGGGCAGAGTATACTGAGAAATCATGCACATTGAGACGTTTTCCAGGCGGTCATTTTTTTATAAATGAGTCGGCTGAAGAGGTTGTAAAGGCAATAAAAGAGATGTTAGAAGAATAG